A region of Myxococcus stipitatus DSM 14675 DNA encodes the following proteins:
- a CDS encoding tetratricopeptide repeat protein translates to MDKNKIIEAAAKLVAKGAYDKAIKEYQKVLEVDPKDIRVLQKMGELYQKKNDNAQAAHFFTKVAESYSSDGFFLKAVALYKQVLKLNPNLLEVNLKLAELHQQLGLMSEAMAYFQIVANHYDKAGDTKASLDTLKKMVDLDPENVASKIKLAELYARENMTREAIQEFKRAAEYLKRNSRGEDWARVAERLSTLEPDNLPLAKELATSYLQRGDQKRALAKLQVCFKADGRDVETLSLLAQAFQGLGQTSKTVSVYKELAKIHQERGRLTEAEAVWTQIEVLDPQDPDLLARRAPAPQPAPAAPQPMAQPAPQPAARAAPQPAPAPAAAPQPLAPPPPQPAGLAREQLAKLLTETDVYVKYGLHDKALEHLRKIFSVDPENLDAHEKAYQIYVASGNAAQASEQLLNVLRLCTRAADSTRAQPYLATILQQNPAHPEVPAFLSVLRVEGPVSVAPSSVAVESVGEDAILVDSSDDEVLVAPPPEDALMHPPGDELALATLPSSESDEVIDDAGEASVVSEEALVGEAITSGEHDVFEMPPPEDMAAASMDEMLVSGDDDGMMLTDEPGLMSSDDEPLVESADLGAPFDADEGLSLGDSDDVATSASMAAMSLGDEDEPPPTMVRAPTRALLDEAAPATFKQPTLVEEASLDVDEIPTRVGIAPLDASMLEDLEEAPPGSEMPSLGDEFEDEEPTASHAVVSLDDAGLEEPELSSGFEAIEDEPEAASSFESAETFESAETFESAETFESPDAFDAAASFESAEAFDASAETEEEPEQPTPTDSVTDEVSEDEPAAEECDEASFFLDQGLLEEAREILETVSIAFPGHVRAGELMERLEALEASGGVAPEEEQQEPVTVPSVQPVTESAGERDAFDLAAELAGEIDNLGDDTSAAAPAEEDFQYSVEEVFSEFKKSLAKVVKPEDVDTHYDLGIAYKEMGLLDDALHEFEVARQGCTGTKRELDCVTMMGMLHLLRGDAGAAVETFREGLASPQASGEAAKALGFELAVAWEAHGEPGKALHHYQRVAVMDAKYRDVGAQVSRLAASTQPEEDPLPTPAPAPVNGSKAHGAAPTAAVANPPVPAAGAPKARKVGYV, encoded by the coding sequence ATGGACAAGAACAAGATCATCGAAGCCGCCGCGAAGCTGGTCGCGAAGGGCGCGTACGACAAGGCCATCAAGGAGTACCAGAAGGTCCTGGAGGTCGACCCGAAGGACATCCGGGTGCTCCAGAAGATGGGGGAGCTGTACCAGAAGAAGAACGACAACGCCCAGGCGGCGCACTTCTTCACCAAGGTCGCGGAGAGCTACTCCTCGGACGGCTTCTTCCTCAAGGCCGTCGCCCTCTACAAGCAGGTCCTCAAGCTCAACCCGAACCTGCTGGAGGTGAACCTCAAGCTGGCGGAGCTGCACCAGCAGCTCGGGCTGATGTCGGAGGCGATGGCGTACTTCCAGATCGTCGCCAACCACTACGACAAGGCGGGCGACACCAAGGCGTCGCTCGATACCTTGAAGAAGATGGTGGATCTCGACCCCGAGAACGTGGCGTCGAAGATCAAGCTCGCGGAGCTGTACGCACGCGAGAACATGACGCGCGAGGCGATTCAGGAGTTCAAGCGCGCCGCTGAGTACCTCAAGCGCAACAGCCGAGGTGAGGACTGGGCCCGCGTGGCGGAGCGCCTGTCCACGCTCGAGCCGGACAACCTGCCGCTGGCCAAGGAGCTGGCCACTTCGTACCTGCAGCGCGGAGACCAGAAGCGCGCGCTGGCGAAGCTGCAGGTGTGCTTCAAGGCGGATGGCCGCGACGTGGAGACGCTGTCCCTCCTGGCCCAGGCGTTCCAGGGGCTGGGGCAGACCTCCAAGACGGTGTCCGTCTACAAGGAACTCGCGAAGATTCATCAGGAGCGCGGCCGTCTCACCGAGGCCGAGGCTGTCTGGACGCAGATCGAGGTGTTGGATCCTCAGGACCCGGATCTGCTCGCTCGACGTGCTCCCGCGCCGCAGCCCGCTCCCGCCGCGCCGCAGCCCATGGCGCAGCCCGCGCCCCAGCCGGCCGCTCGCGCCGCACCCCAGCCCGCGCCTGCTCCCGCCGCCGCGCCGCAGCCCCTCGCGCCGCCACCTCCGCAGCCCGCGGGACTGGCTCGCGAGCAGCTGGCCAAGCTGCTCACGGAGACCGACGTCTACGTGAAGTACGGGCTCCACGACAAAGCGCTGGAGCACCTGAGGAAGATCTTCTCCGTCGACCCGGAGAACCTGGACGCGCACGAGAAGGCGTACCAGATCTACGTCGCGTCGGGGAACGCGGCGCAGGCGTCCGAGCAGCTGCTGAACGTGCTGCGCCTGTGCACGCGTGCCGCGGATTCGACGCGCGCGCAGCCCTATCTCGCGACCATCCTCCAGCAGAACCCCGCCCATCCCGAGGTGCCGGCCTTCTTGTCGGTGCTGCGCGTGGAAGGGCCGGTGTCGGTGGCGCCGTCCTCGGTGGCGGTGGAGTCGGTGGGCGAGGACGCCATCCTCGTGGATTCGAGCGACGACGAAGTCCTCGTCGCTCCGCCTCCCGAGGATGCGCTCATGCATCCGCCAGGGGACGAGCTGGCCCTGGCGACGCTGCCGTCGAGCGAGTCGGACGAAGTCATCGATGACGCGGGCGAAGCCTCCGTCGTCAGCGAGGAAGCACTCGTCGGAGAGGCCATCACCTCCGGAGAGCACGACGTCTTCGAGATGCCTCCGCCGGAGGACATGGCGGCGGCCTCGATGGACGAGATGCTCGTGTCGGGCGACGACGACGGCATGATGTTGACGGACGAGCCCGGCCTCATGTCTTCGGACGATGAGCCGCTGGTGGAGTCCGCCGACCTGGGCGCGCCGTTCGACGCCGACGAGGGCCTGTCGCTGGGCGACTCGGATGACGTGGCCACCTCCGCGTCGATGGCGGCGATGTCGCTGGGCGACGAGGACGAGCCGCCTCCGACGATGGTTCGCGCGCCCACGCGGGCGTTGCTCGACGAGGCCGCGCCCGCCACGTTCAAGCAGCCGACGCTCGTGGAAGAGGCGTCGCTGGATGTGGATGAGATTCCCACGCGGGTGGGGATTGCTCCGCTGGATGCCTCGATGCTGGAGGACCTCGAGGAGGCCCCCCCTGGCTCCGAGATGCCCTCGCTGGGCGATGAGTTCGAGGACGAGGAGCCCACCGCCTCGCACGCCGTGGTGTCGCTGGATGACGCCGGTCTGGAAGAGCCCGAGCTCTCGTCCGGCTTCGAGGCCATCGAGGACGAGCCCGAGGCCGCGTCCTCCTTCGAGTCGGCCGAGACGTTCGAGTCGGCCGAGACGTTCGAGTCGGCCGAGACGTTCGAGTCGCCCGACGCGTTCGATGCCGCGGCGTCGTTCGAGTCCGCCGAGGCATTCGACGCATCGGCCGAGACGGAGGAGGAGCCCGAGCAGCCGACCCCGACCGATTCCGTCACCGACGAGGTGAGCGAGGACGAGCCGGCGGCGGAGGAGTGCGACGAGGCCTCCTTCTTCCTGGACCAGGGGCTCTTGGAAGAGGCCCGCGAAATCCTCGAGACGGTGTCCATCGCCTTCCCGGGCCATGTGCGCGCCGGCGAGCTGATGGAGCGCCTGGAGGCGCTCGAGGCGAGCGGCGGGGTTGCGCCGGAGGAAGAGCAGCAGGAGCCCGTCACGGTGCCTTCCGTGCAGCCGGTGACGGAGTCGGCCGGAGAGCGGGACGCGTTCGACCTGGCGGCGGAGCTGGCCGGGGAAATCGACAACCTGGGCGACGACACGTCGGCCGCGGCGCCCGCGGAAGAGGACTTCCAGTACTCGGTGGAGGAGGTGTTCTCCGAGTTCAAGAAGAGCCTGGCCAAGGTGGTGAAGCCCGAGGACGTGGACACGCACTACGACCTGGGCATCGCCTACAAGGAGATGGGCCTGCTCGACGACGCGCTCCACGAGTTCGAGGTGGCCCGTCAGGGCTGTACCGGCACGAAGCGCGAGCTGGATTGCGTCACGATGATGGGGATGCTGCACCTGCTGCGCGGTGATGCGGGCGCGGCGGTGGAGACGTTCCGCGAGGGACTCGCGAGTCCGCAGGCCTCCGGTGAGGCGGCGAAGGCGCTGGGCTTCGAGCTGGCGGTGGCCTGGGAGGCTCATGGCGAGCCCGGCAAGGCGCTGCACCACTACCAGCGTGTGGCGGTAATGGACGCGAAGTACCGCGACGTGGGAGCGCAGGTCTCCCGGCTCGCGGCCAGTACCCAGCCGGAGGAGGACCCCCTGCCCACGCCAGCGCCTGCTCCGGTGAATGGTTCCAAGGCCCATGGGGCCGCGCCCACGGCGGCGGTGGCGAATCCCCCGGTGCCAGCGGCCGGCGCGCCCAAGGCGCGCAAGGTCGGTTACGTGTAG
- the accC gene encoding acetyl-CoA carboxylase biotin carboxylase subunit → MFKKVLIANRGEIALRVIRACRELGIATVAVHSTADANALHVRFADEAVCIGPPASKESYLNVPQLLSAAEITRADAIHPGYGFLSENAEFAEVCENCKIRFIGPRPEMLRLMGNKVRARQAAREAGMPLLPGSPGTVKDPREAEAFAREIGFPVILKAAAGGGGKGMKIVREPSALAQAFSTAQAEAVASFNNGDLYIERYVEKPRHIEIQIVADEHGNIIHLNERECSVQRRHQKLIEEAPSAALTPELRKKMGEVSVEAMRKLRYNNVGTIEYLLDERGEFYFMEMNTRIQVEHPVTELVTGIDLVREQIRMAYGHPLRFKQEDIQIRGHAIECRVNAEDPITFAPWPGKITGYSVPGGYGVRVDSSAYENYTVLPYYDSLLAKLIVHAEDRETAIRRMQRALGEYVVEGIRTNIPFHRAALAEESFQEGNYDTRFVERLLASETGSRRLKKAVEETP, encoded by the coding sequence GTGTTCAAGAAGGTGCTGATTGCCAACCGCGGGGAGATTGCCCTGCGGGTCATCCGCGCCTGCCGCGAGCTGGGCATCGCCACCGTGGCGGTGCACTCCACGGCGGACGCCAATGCCTTGCACGTGCGCTTCGCCGATGAAGCGGTGTGCATTGGCCCTCCGGCGTCCAAGGAGAGCTACCTCAACGTCCCGCAGCTGCTCTCCGCGGCGGAAATCACCCGCGCGGATGCCATCCACCCCGGCTACGGCTTCCTCTCCGAGAACGCCGAGTTCGCCGAGGTGTGCGAGAACTGCAAGATTCGCTTCATCGGTCCGCGTCCGGAGATGCTGCGGCTGATGGGCAACAAGGTCCGTGCGCGGCAGGCTGCGCGCGAGGCGGGGATGCCGCTGCTCCCGGGCAGCCCTGGCACCGTCAAGGACCCTCGCGAGGCGGAGGCGTTCGCCCGTGAGATTGGCTTCCCCGTCATCCTCAAGGCGGCGGCGGGCGGCGGCGGCAAGGGGATGAAGATCGTCCGCGAGCCCAGCGCGCTGGCCCAGGCCTTCTCGACGGCGCAGGCGGAGGCGGTGGCCTCGTTCAACAACGGCGACCTCTACATCGAGCGCTACGTCGAGAAGCCGCGCCACATCGAAATCCAGATCGTCGCCGACGAGCACGGCAACATCATCCACCTCAATGAGCGGGAGTGCTCGGTGCAGCGCCGGCACCAGAAGCTCATCGAGGAGGCTCCGTCCGCGGCGCTCACGCCCGAGCTGCGCAAGAAGATGGGTGAGGTCTCCGTCGAGGCGATGCGCAAGCTTCGCTACAACAACGTGGGGACCATCGAGTACCTGCTGGATGAGCGCGGCGAGTTCTACTTCATGGAGATGAACACGCGCATCCAGGTGGAGCACCCGGTGACGGAGCTCGTCACGGGCATCGACCTGGTCCGTGAGCAGATCCGCATGGCCTACGGCCACCCCCTGCGCTTCAAGCAGGAGGACATCCAGATTCGCGGGCACGCCATCGAGTGCCGCGTCAACGCCGAGGACCCCATCACCTTCGCGCCGTGGCCCGGGAAGATCACCGGCTACAGCGTTCCCGGTGGTTACGGGGTACGCGTGGATTCGAGCGCGTACGAGAACTACACGGTGCTGCCGTACTACGACAGCCTCCTGGCCAAGCTCATCGTCCACGCGGAAGACCGCGAGACGGCCATCCGCCGCATGCAGCGCGCACTGGGTGAGTACGTGGTGGAGGGCATCCGCACCAACATCCCGTTCCACCGCGCGGCGCTGGCGGAGGAGTCCTTCCAGGAGGGCAACTACGACACGCGCTTCGTGGAGCGACTCCTGGCGAGTGAGACCGGTTCGCGTCGCTTGAAGAAGGCCGTGGAAGAGACGCCGTAG
- the accB gene encoding acetyl-CoA carboxylase biotin carboxyl carrier protein, which yields MATKRKSTRASAPASAPAPAASARDAGNTSLDVEALREIVNILEASDVTRLVWKRGEEKLFIRRGHAPETTIVHHAAPAAVPVAAAVEYAAPVAPRAAPVAAPTLAPVASAPVAEKAAEKPGHVVSSPFVGTFYRTPAPDQPAFVDVGSVVKKGQVLCIIEAMKLMNEIESEVSGRVVEILVENGRPVEFGQALFRIEPA from the coding sequence ATGGCAACCAAGCGCAAGTCGACCCGGGCGTCCGCGCCCGCCAGCGCGCCCGCTCCGGCGGCGAGCGCTCGGGATGCGGGCAATACCTCCCTCGATGTGGAGGCCCTGCGGGAGATCGTCAACATCCTGGAGGCCTCGGACGTGACGAGGCTGGTGTGGAAGCGCGGCGAGGAGAAGCTCTTCATCCGCCGCGGCCACGCCCCCGAGACCACCATCGTCCACCACGCGGCCCCCGCAGCCGTTCCGGTGGCCGCCGCCGTGGAGTACGCGGCACCTGTCGCGCCGCGCGCCGCGCCCGTGGCCGCGCCGACCCTGGCCCCCGTGGCCTCGGCTCCCGTGGCCGAGAAGGCCGCCGAGAAGCCGGGCCATGTGGTGTCCAGCCCCTTCGTCGGCACGTTCTATCGGACGCCGGCGCCCGACCAGCCCGCCTTCGTGGACGTGGGCTCCGTGGTGAAGAAGGGCCAGGTTCTCTGCATCATCGAAGCGATGAAGCTGATGAACGAAATCGAGTCCGAGGTCTCCGGCCGCGTGGTCGAAATCCTCGTGGAGAACGGCCGGCCGGTGGAGTTTGGCCAGGCCCTGTTCCGCATCGAGCCAGCCTGA
- the efp gene encoding elongation factor P yields MAGVIDTSEFHNGMKIEIDGEPFVIVEFQHVKPGKGSSFTRTKLRSLISGRVLTPTMKSGDKVGKPDIEEKGMQYLYVQGDDYYFMDTRDFEQTFLSEKVLGEAKNFLKENINVDIMFYNGKAIGVSLPNSVDLKVTKCDPGVRGDTVSGALKPATLETGFVVNVPLFINEGDVLKIDTRDGGKYLTRVAVAG; encoded by the coding sequence ATGGCGGGTGTCATCGATACGTCCGAGTTTCACAACGGCATGAAGATTGAGATCGACGGCGAGCCGTTCGTCATCGTCGAGTTCCAGCACGTGAAGCCTGGCAAGGGTTCATCTTTCACCCGCACCAAGCTCCGGAGCCTCATCTCTGGCCGCGTCCTTACGCCGACGATGAAGTCTGGCGACAAGGTCGGCAAGCCGGACATCGAAGAGAAGGGAATGCAGTACCTGTACGTGCAGGGTGACGACTACTACTTCATGGACACCCGCGACTTCGAGCAGACCTTCCTTTCGGAGAAGGTGCTCGGTGAAGCGAAGAACTTCCTGAAGGAGAACATCAACGTCGACATCATGTTCTACAACGGGAAGGCCATCGGCGTGTCGCTGCCCAACTCGGTGGACCTCAAGGTCACCAAGTGCGACCCGGGTGTTCGCGGCGACACCGTGTCCGGTGCCCTGAAGCCGGCGACCCTGGAGACCGGGTTCGTGGTCAACGTCCCCCTCTTCATCAACGAGGGTGACGTGCTCAAGATCGACACGCGCGACGGTGGCAAGTACCTCACCCGCGTGGCCGTGGCCGGTTAG
- a CDS encoding roadblock/LC7 domain-containing protein — protein MSFRTHLESVVNQVDGALACSVMGFDGISVDTFQREEAGELDLSVAWVEYANLLTQLRHAAESLKTGAVSEVSVNSDKVLTLMRLVSPEYFLVLALRADGNYGKGRYVLRVTAPKVRAEL, from the coding sequence ATGTCCTTTCGCACGCACCTCGAGTCAGTCGTCAACCAAGTGGATGGGGCCCTTGCCTGCAGCGTGATGGGCTTCGACGGCATCTCCGTCGACACCTTCCAACGCGAGGAAGCAGGCGAGCTGGACCTGAGTGTCGCGTGGGTGGAGTACGCCAATCTGCTCACGCAGCTGCGCCATGCCGCCGAATCGCTCAAGACGGGCGCCGTCAGTGAGGTCAGCGTCAACAGCGACAAGGTGCTGACCCTCATGCGGCTGGTGTCGCCAGAGTACTTCCTGGTGCTCGCGCTGCGCGCGGACGGCAACTACGGCAAGGGCAGGTATGTGCTGCGCGTGACGGCCCCCAAGGTCCGCGCGGAGCTCTAG
- the pilQ gene encoding type IV pilus secretin PilQ, with translation MLERSAVTRGKWMLAAAFVAVLAGAEVSGAELNTLRDVAVSRTGSGAQVVVTGTRPPTFTVFRLSSPERLVVDLSSADATGIKGHHDGSGPVAGVVASQFSDERASVGRVLLALDKASQYDVRADGNRVVISVDGAEAKQAEPSPVVTAPAAPSVAKPAVVAEAAPQVKASEPSTKPALPENVVAAEADEREVANPAQRITQLAYSDETLRIRADGDIARYEVLELADPPRLAVDLYGVGLAARAPRVNGATLREVRVGAHSDKVRLVLDVRGKMPAYRVDRADKGLEVVLGGAVARKAAPSPAPQEVVASVAEVEPMRPAPEPVEAQAPATASMVEVKDLSFQEGGAGGRVVLKLTGTASWKVDRPDPRSAVLTLENARLPKKLERSLDTSALETPVKMISAFSVPGESRKVRVVVAADGAIDEKVTQNGGTLSWRLDVKGVKTDEVAVAQRTAGFTAEAPAYAAEGAPQQARYRGKRVSFEFKDIDIQNLLRVIAEISKKNVVVADDVSGRVTIRLRNVPWDQALDLILRTKQLGKEEFGNIIRIAPLKTLEEEARLRQERKKSLQQQEDLMVNLIPVNYAVAGDMSARVKDVLSERGTVTVDSRTNVLIVKDVRANTEKARALVRSLDTQTPQVLIESRIVEASTNFTRDLGVQWGGQARLSQATGNSTGLIFPNNVAITGGAVGTAAGLPGVPNFAVNLPSAGGAAGLGGALGFTFGSAGGALQLNLRLSAMEQEGSVKTISAPRVTTLDNNTARISQGLSIPFSQVSAGGVNTTFIEARLSLEVTPHITQDGSVLMAITASNNQPDASSTGANGQPAIQRKEANTQVLVKDGDTTVIGGIYVRRGSSRVNSVPFLSKIPVLGLLFKQSVESDDRQELLIFITPRILNRQTIAQSL, from the coding sequence ATGCTCGAGAGGAGCGCTGTGACGAGGGGCAAGTGGATGTTGGCGGCCGCATTCGTGGCCGTCCTTGCGGGCGCCGAGGTGTCTGGCGCTGAACTGAATACGTTGAGGGACGTCGCGGTGTCCCGAACCGGCTCTGGCGCCCAGGTGGTGGTGACCGGAACCCGGCCTCCTACCTTCACCGTGTTCCGGCTGAGTAGCCCGGAGCGACTGGTGGTGGACCTCTCGTCGGCGGATGCGACGGGTATCAAGGGCCATCACGACGGCTCGGGTCCCGTCGCGGGAGTCGTGGCGTCGCAGTTCTCGGATGAGCGCGCGAGCGTGGGCCGGGTGCTGCTGGCGCTGGACAAGGCGTCGCAGTACGACGTCCGCGCCGACGGCAACCGCGTGGTGATCTCCGTCGACGGCGCCGAGGCCAAGCAGGCCGAGCCGTCGCCCGTCGTCACGGCCCCGGCGGCCCCCTCCGTCGCGAAGCCCGCCGTGGTGGCGGAGGCCGCGCCGCAGGTGAAGGCCTCCGAGCCCTCCACGAAGCCGGCCCTGCCGGAGAACGTGGTCGCGGCCGAGGCCGATGAGCGCGAGGTGGCGAACCCCGCCCAGCGCATCACCCAGCTGGCCTACTCCGACGAGACGCTTCGCATCCGCGCGGATGGCGACATCGCCCGCTATGAGGTGCTGGAGCTGGCGGACCCGCCGCGTCTGGCGGTGGACCTCTATGGCGTGGGCCTGGCGGCCCGTGCGCCTCGCGTGAATGGCGCGACGCTGCGGGAAGTGCGCGTGGGCGCCCACTCGGACAAGGTCCGGCTGGTGCTCGACGTGCGCGGCAAGATGCCGGCCTACCGCGTGGACCGCGCGGACAAGGGCCTGGAAGTGGTGCTGGGGGGCGCGGTGGCTCGCAAGGCCGCGCCGTCGCCCGCGCCGCAAGAGGTGGTTGCTTCCGTGGCGGAAGTGGAGCCCATGCGCCCCGCGCCGGAGCCCGTCGAGGCGCAGGCGCCCGCCACCGCGTCCATGGTGGAGGTCAAGGACCTGTCCTTCCAGGAGGGTGGGGCGGGTGGTCGCGTGGTGCTGAAGCTGACCGGCACGGCGTCATGGAAGGTGGACCGTCCCGATCCGCGCAGCGCGGTCCTCACGCTGGAGAACGCCCGGCTGCCGAAGAAGCTGGAGCGCAGCCTGGACACCAGCGCGCTCGAGACGCCGGTGAAGATGATCAGCGCCTTCAGCGTGCCAGGCGAGAGCCGCAAGGTGCGCGTGGTGGTCGCCGCGGATGGCGCCATCGACGAGAAGGTCACCCAGAACGGCGGCACGCTGTCGTGGCGGCTGGATGTGAAGGGTGTGAAGACGGATGAAGTGGCTGTGGCCCAGCGCACCGCCGGCTTCACCGCCGAGGCGCCCGCCTATGCGGCCGAGGGTGCGCCGCAGCAGGCTCGCTACCGCGGCAAGCGCGTCTCCTTCGAGTTCAAGGACATCGACATCCAGAACCTCCTGCGGGTCATCGCGGAGATCTCCAAGAAGAACGTCGTGGTCGCCGATGACGTCTCCGGTCGCGTCACCATCCGTCTGCGCAATGTGCCCTGGGACCAGGCGCTGGACCTCATCCTGCGCACCAAGCAGTTGGGCAAGGAGGAGTTCGGCAACATCATCCGCATCGCTCCGCTGAAGACCTTGGAGGAAGAGGCCCGTCTGCGCCAGGAGCGCAAGAAGTCCCTCCAGCAGCAGGAGGACTTGATGGTCAACCTCATCCCGGTCAACTACGCGGTTGCTGGCGACATGTCGGCGCGGGTGAAGGACGTGCTCAGCGAGCGTGGCACCGTGACGGTGGACTCGCGGACCAACGTGCTCATCGTCAAGGATGTGCGCGCCAATACGGAGAAGGCGCGCGCGCTGGTTCGCAGCCTGGACACGCAGACGCCGCAGGTGCTCATCGAGAGCCGTATCGTCGAGGCGAGCACGAACTTCACGCGGGACCTCGGCGTGCAGTGGGGTGGACAGGCGCGTCTCTCCCAGGCCACGGGCAACTCGACGGGGCTCATCTTCCCCAACAACGTCGCCATCACGGGCGGCGCGGTGGGCACCGCCGCGGGGCTCCCGGGTGTGCCGAACTTCGCGGTGAACCTGCCCTCGGCGGGTGGCGCGGCGGGCCTCGGTGGCGCGCTGGGCTTCACCTTTGGTTCCGCGGGCGGCGCGCTCCAGCTCAACCTGCGTCTCTCCGCGATGGAGCAGGAGGGAAGCGTCAAGACCATCTCCGCCCCGCGCGTGACGACCCTCGACAACAACACCGCTCGCATCAGCCAGGGTCTCTCCATCCCGTTCAGCCAGGTGTCCGCGGGTGGCGTGAACACGACCTTCATCGAGGCCCGCCTGTCGCTGGAGGTGACGCCGCACATCACCCAGGACGGCAGCGTGCTGATGGCCATCACCGCTTCCAACAACCAGCCGGATGCTTCCAGCACGGGGGCGAACGGGCAGCCCGCCATCCAGCGCAAGGAGGCCAATACTCAGGTGCTGGTCAAGGACGGGGACACCACGGTCATCGGTGGTATCTACGTTCGCCGAGGCTCCTCGCGGGTCAACTCGGTGCCCTTCTTGTCGAAGATTCCGGTGCTGGGCCTGCTGTTCAAGCAGTCCGTGGAGTCGGATGACCGGCAGGAACTGCTCATCTTCATCACGCCCCGCATCCTCAACCGCCAGACCATCGCGCAGAGCCTCTAA
- a CDS encoding pilus assembly protein PilP has protein sequence MKMFKATMTTAALALTLAACEDAPPPARPVAAAPAPAPAAPAETAVAVEAAAAPAYVYSYNPVGKRDPFRSPLEELNQSGQASQVTTCTEPLCAFDLDQLKLVAVVTGDANPLAMVEDPQGRGHIVRRNTRVGRQGGKVTQILRDSMTVTEVFSGNGEIIKNPVTLQLKPDDKQDPSYNLMTGKNFGE, from the coding sequence ATGAAGATGTTCAAGGCCACGATGACGACTGCCGCGCTCGCGTTGACGCTCGCCGCATGCGAGGACGCGCCGCCTCCCGCTCGGCCGGTGGCCGCGGCGCCGGCACCCGCTCCCGCGGCACCCGCGGAGACCGCTGTGGCCGTCGAGGCCGCGGCTGCTCCGGCCTACGTCTATTCGTACAACCCGGTGGGGAAGCGGGACCCGTTCCGCAGCCCGCTGGAAGAGCTGAACCAGTCGGGACAGGCCAGCCAGGTCACGACCTGCACCGAACCCCTGTGCGCGTTCGACCTGGACCAGCTCAAGCTGGTCGCGGTCGTCACGGGGGACGCCAATCCACTTGCCATGGTCGAAGACCCCCAGGGTCGAGGCCACATCGTGCGCCGCAATACCCGCGTGGGGCGCCAGGGCGGCAAGGTCACGCAGATTCTCCGCGACTCGATGACGGTGACCGAGGTGTTCTCGGGCAACGGAGAGATCATCAAGAACCCGGTGACCCTGCAGCTCAAGCCGGATGACAAGCAGGACCCTAGCTACAATCTGATGACCGGCAAAAACTTCGGGGAGTAG
- a CDS encoding type 4a pilus biogenesis protein PilO — MDKYLDQFAKASPGAKFGGLAVLIALMTAANFFLVIQPTEDRIRIQVGQRRQLDLDLAEKSAIAQNLNERRREMDVLEQKLAEALTELPEKKDVEELLAQINDIGKKSGLEIALVQPDREYVGGGEFFARIPIRMTVRGNYHEIAMFLQEMANMRRIVNVNNINLGQAALKNEKVVLQSSFLATTFRFVETKN; from the coding sequence ATGGACAAGTACCTGGACCAATTCGCCAAGGCCTCCCCGGGCGCCAAGTTCGGTGGCCTGGCCGTGCTCATCGCCCTGATGACCGCCGCCAACTTCTTCCTCGTCATCCAGCCGACGGAGGACCGGATCCGCATCCAGGTCGGCCAGCGGCGCCAGCTGGACCTGGACCTCGCGGAGAAGAGCGCCATCGCTCAGAACCTCAACGAGCGGCGGCGCGAGATGGACGTGCTGGAGCAGAAGCTCGCGGAAGCCCTCACGGAGCTGCCGGAGAAGAAGGACGTCGAGGAGCTGCTCGCGCAGATCAACGACATCGGGAAGAAGAGCGGCCTTGAAATCGCGCTCGTCCAGCCCGACCGCGAATACGTCGGGGGCGGCGAGTTCTTCGCGCGCATCCCCATCCGCATGACGGTGCGCGGCAACTACCATGAGATCGCCATGTTCCTGCAGGAGATGGCGAACATGCGCCGCATCGTGAACGTCAACAACATCAACCTGGGGCAGGCGGCGCTCAAGAACGAGAAGGTCGTCCTGCAGAGCAGCTTCCTGGCGACGACTTTCCGGTTCGTCGAGACCAAGAACTAG
- a CDS encoding PilN domain-containing protein produces the protein MMIRINLLPVRKTQTKKKGQTTLVLFGVLFLGAAVGNYFWYDDRESERVRNAKAIAQTQAKIAELEKVIGEVKNINARKTEVEKKLAVLDALRKGRNGPVRMMDALASATPKKVWVKSFAESSNAVSIDGSAVSHDEVAEFMRGLNGVVWTPKGMGRLVDQRRETKTSRVELLTAEATVEEFPSAEVTPFFRNIDLTSAVQTKSTSSAGAPSMVDFKITLNANYAI, from the coding sequence ATGATGATTCGCATCAACCTGCTTCCCGTCCGGAAGACGCAGACCAAGAAGAAGGGCCAGACGACCCTGGTCCTCTTCGGCGTGCTGTTCCTGGGCGCCGCCGTGGGCAACTACTTCTGGTACGATGACCGGGAATCCGAGCGCGTGCGCAACGCGAAGGCCATCGCCCAGACGCAGGCGAAGATCGCCGAGCTGGAGAAGGTCATCGGCGAGGTGAAGAACATCAACGCCCGCAAGACCGAGGTCGAGAAGAAGCTCGCCGTGCTCGACGCGCTCCGGAAGGGGCGCAATGGTCCGGTCCGCATGATGGACGCGCTGGCCTCCGCCACCCCGAAGAAGGTCTGGGTGAAGAGCTTCGCCGAGTCCAGCAACGCGGTGTCCATCGATGGCTCGGCGGTCAGCCACGACGAGGTCGCGGAGTTCATGCGCGGCCTGAACGGTGTGGTGTGGACCCCCAAGGGAATGGGGCGCCTGGTGGATCAGCGTCGCGAGACGAAGACGTCCCGCGTGGAGTTGCTGACGGCGGAGGCCACGGTCGAGGAGTTCCCGAGCGCGGAAGTCACGCCGTTCTTCAGGAACATCGACCTGACCAGCGCGGTCCAGACGAAGTCGACGAGCAGCGCGGGTGCGCCCTCGATGGTCGACTTCAAGATCACCCTCAACGCGAACTACGCCATCTGA